The Branchiostoma lanceolatum isolate klBraLanc5 chromosome 3, klBraLanc5.hap2, whole genome shotgun sequence DNA segment cgcgaccgcgaccgccacgaattgggaccgcacagagcacaatccctgccaatggcggccgcctaattttcaagcgtgtggtgacatcggataattttgctgtcggatttcacggaaatgttttcaagactatgaaggacaaaaataaggacaaaaatacatggaatagcaatgttatagcatcgattcctccatgaagtgttttaataccctataaatattgtaaagacaaatgtttgtgatgttgttgtgcctatcgtagtcttatagtttaccgcaaactcagttaggtttaaactcaattttcaaaacgaatacgtagtgcatggcgtcaaaaagtcagatttcgcagaaactactatctatttcttgtattttcaacaaaaatctgtctgtgtcttactaaattccgccgaaaaatgacttcgcggcgggcaaaacgtcgggcgagaaatattgttccttggtcccgacgccatcttggattttgtcgcggcccggatttggcgtaccgctgacctttctaaaacacgttgcttttatgtatgaacatttacgaatactctagttattgatttaaattgatattcttatcatttccatgaatctcacaaacctttattggacggtgtacgttctgctgcactgacttatctttcgatgcggtcgcacagagcttggcggcgcggcgcgacgaaatcacaccgttccgttccatctttagttgtcagatcgaaaactttttgccccttttatccagcggtcggcgccccaaaaaaggcttgggtcagcaggtgttttctagggatttgtcttaggccttaaaacttcgatgatgtgcatgtgtgtgagtgtgtactatttaatgtaacgtgtgaatgcgggagggcgcagTGCGATCAttgaggcaaccattgttttgtagtcaaaattatgacaaaaaatttatacacgatgtagcggtatacaattattacgacgatgacggaaaatgtaatttttgtaggatctttctgtcaatgagaattgaacctggtgggggtcatgttgtctaaattcacatgattttccatccatttacgtactgtaataaacctcgacctggaaacatgtgagtggaatcctcttcatggcgaccacctgtacatcacgaccgtttttgctcggaccgccgggtggtcgccttgggcaggtttgactgtaacatcGATTTCAAAAAAACTCAGTACACACCCACATTATTTTATATTGATTGTACCAACACAGACACACTTTCAACCTCTGCATCTATGCTCTCTGGCTCTAACTTCTTAGCCTTACACCTTGTCTTTTGCCAGACGGGGCATATCGTTGAAGAAtgtcttcctttttttgtcaggACTTGGTGAAGAAGGTCCAGCTGTCTGTTCTTCCTGATGGAGGGAAGAAACTGAAGACGCAGATTGAGGACCTTGAAAAAGCTATCAAATCCATTGATCTTGGTTCAAGTCAAGGCCAACCTCAAGGTAAGTTCAACTTCAAAGTGATACTTATCTGTTGAGGAAGGGTCAACATCTGAGTACTTTCATGAAGTGAAACAACGTAAATAACTGGTGAAAGATGAGTTCCTTGGCTGAGATACATACAAGTTTTAGCACCTGAGGGTGGTGCAGGCAAGCTAAAATTACTTTGGGCATTTGTCAGTGATGTGATCCATTTTCACAGGTGCTTCTGGAATCCATGTTCGGCAGCAGCAGCCAAGTAAGCACCATCTTCAGGGGGACAGGAGGATCCTCCCCGCCCCTGCACAGCCCCTCCCTGCCCACGTCCTGCAGCAGAtgtatgccccccacccccaggggCAGACCCTGTACGGGGGGAGGATGACGGCCAACAGGCTGCAGCAGGTGGCAGGGGTGACTTCTGAGGCAATCGAGAGGCTGCACAAGTAAGGCTTTGTTCCCTCTGCTATCTTAGATACCTTACTAacatagcaaggaggttatgtctAAACCAGCATCTGTTGTTTTGGCCTTGCCCTTGAGTTCCTTACCCCATTGTAAATATATTTATCTATAGTATGTGTCATAATATATTACTTTAAAAAGTAAAGCAATTTAATCTGTACTTACTTCTCTGACCCACCAGTTTTTACCTCTAGACTACAGGTTTCATATTTATGCCCAACTTTTGGCTCACaaatttttcattttgtcaAAACATTCAGGCAAGGGTCCAGAGCATGTTGTGATCTTCTTATTGCGTTGACATGATTCTGTCAATGTTGCAGGTCCCTGGAATCCTGTCCACCCCCAGATGCTGAAATGGAGACTCCGGGCAGCCTGCGTGTGAGCCTGCTGCCCCATCAGCGGCAGGCCCTGGCCTGGCTCACCTGGAGGGAGGGGCAGCAGCCTTCTGGAGGGATTCTGGGTGAGGAAACATGACAGATTTCATCCCAGAATTTTTGTAGGGCAATCCTGGAAAATATGTTTTATAGGTTATACATCTCTCAACAAGTCTAGAAATAGTGGtgtggactcgagtccagaggtttaggttcaggtccggactttcaagtccggacctgaacaataattttggaatatttttattacatgtgttacatgtaaaattgcatattggcagatattttacatgtaatttgaaaactatatatacggaattatatacagtcagtaattaacacaaaagttcagttataaacacaaaaacagcaatgttttaatatttttctagtgcaaatttcacgatttaaggaaggtttaagatggtttaaaacaaaaaggagtgtatgagtgagagaattttttttcaagtccggacttgtttccagacatttaggtttttttggacttgaacctaaacgttttacaagtccggaaccggtccggccggaccgatccgcaccactatcTAGAAATAACTTTTAGTGATCTCAAATCTTCTAAAACTCACAAGGAATTAAGTCAAGCTCTTCATATAAGATGGTGGACAAACTTCATCTCTCCATATTACAGATTCCTAGTTGTGCAGATCAGAGTCATTGTAGTTAACTTGTGTGATGGTTGGTCTTCTCAGCTGATGACATGGGGTTGGGGAAGACGTTGACGATGATCTCTCTGATACTGACTCAGAGGCAGAATGACGATACACGGAACAAGACAAAAGGTATGGAAGTTGATctaatacatgcatgtatagtaACAGGGTAATGAAGCTGGAAAATGAAGGGATGAATAACGGTTTAGAATTAGAAACAACAGTCATAactaagaaaaaaagattagTGATGTGGTCAAAggcttgtttttcttgtcttgtTTCAGAGTTGAGGCCAGGCTACACCTCTTTTAAAGATTGATCCGAATACAAATGCTATTATTTCCACCTTATATGAAATTCTTGAGGAACTGTTACAGGATATACAAAATAAATTCTATATCTTTAACTTTCAAAAATTCCTCATTAAAAACCGATGTGTACTGTTGGTTTACTCATAAATCAAGTTTGCAATTTCCAGCAAATGTCAAACCTGAAAATCATGTTTGTGCGAGTGTCACCAACACTAGTATTATTGTACATGACATGATGTACAGTGGCAGCTCCGGAGGGTGTGGTGAAGTCGCGTGCCACCCTGGTTGTGTGTCCCGCCTCTCTCATCCTCCACTGGAAGGCCGAGGTGGAGCGACACACAGAGGACGACACCCTTCAAGTGTACCTGTACCACGGACAGAACAGGACAAAGGACCACACAGAGTAGgtcattaccatggcaacgtgtaccCTGGATACTACATGTGCCGCTAGGTCACAACTTGTGCTTAGCGGGTAAAATGTGATTCAGTGAAATGAACTTGCCCAGTACAAATGTGCATTGAACCTTTGGGCACTGTTGTATATCTGTCCTTAGCGGTATCACCATTAGAAACATGTCTTTCTGCATTATACTACCTTGCACTATTCTCCCCAAGATGCAAACACAATAAAACCCACACACTGTTTAGGGGAGCCATCTGCCTCAGGCACAGCATCTTGTTGACTACAAAGTACTTGTATTTGTCCTTAGTGGTATCACCATTGGAAACATGTCTGTCTGTAGATTGATGAAGATACGTTTCGAATTTTGATCTTTTCCATCGCAGTCTTGCTGAGTATGACCTGGTACTCAGCACCTACGAGCTTGTGCGGAAGGAATGTTGCAGCTGGGCCGCAGAAGAGGAGAAGGGAGACAACCAGGTACCAGGAAACATTTAAAGACTTTTGCTATCTAATATTTGATATATAAGGACAGAGGAGGAAAAACATTTGGTAGGTTttgtttttatggatgacaccccATCCCCAAATCTTTTTGAAAAGTGGTTAGGACTAACGTCTTGTTACAAGTGGACATTTGACAGGGATGATAACAGATGTTTTTTCAGGTGTATTTTTCAATATGATAAAACAATGTACCTGTAACGTGTGGTAGGTCAAATCCTTTTAGAATGTTACCTAGTGTATGATAATAATCTAAAGCTCCTGtctaatgaaaaatgaaatagacCCTTACTTTTAGCCCAACTTTTGTAATTGTGATCAGAGTGACACCGCAAAGCCCCGAGGCCCCATGCCCGTCCTCCTACGAGTCATCTGGGACAGGATCATACTGGACGAGGCTCACGCCATCAAGAACCACAAGTCGCAGACGTCCGTCGCTGCCTGCCAGCTGAGGGCACACAGCCGCTGGGCCATGTCGGGAACACCGATACAGAACGACCTGATGGACATGTACCCACTAATGCGCTTCCTGCGCTGTGCACCCTTCGATGAGATGAAGGTGTGGAAGAAATGGGTAGATAACAAGACAGGTGAGGAGCAATTGATTGTCGACAGATTTTGCAAAGCAATTGTCAAACatgtttacttacttacttttttTGGGCCCTTTGCCCCAGTCAGAGCATAAGCCACAGTGTGCCCAAAACCATTTCCTCTTGAAGATCTGGCTTTTTCTTTTGAGGCTCTACCTGTGGCCCAATATAGAATGTAACTGAAAGGTTTTGTTTGTTGCTGATGACCAGCCAATGGGAAGGCCCGCCTGAACACGCTGGTGAACAGCCTGCTGCTCCGAAGAACAAAGGGGCAGGAGGGGAGGGACGGCCGTCCGCTGGTCAGGCTCCCACAATGCAACAGGATAAGTCATGTGATTGAGCTGTCTGGTGACGAGAGGACTGTGTATGACAAGTTCTTTCAGGACACAAGGTGGGTTGGCACGTTTTAGGAGAGTTTAGGATATCATTTTAGAAATCTCCCATGACATATTCATGGACAAAACATCTTCTGCGCTGATGGCGGGCAGTTTGATTTAAAAGCGGGCCTGCAACTGTGATATCAACATTTCATTACAGACTGCAGACTGCTTTTGAAGAAGTAATTTTAAATGTTGAAAACTTATTACAAACTGACTGATTTGTAGGACTGACCCACTGATAATATGGTTACAGTGTTGTCCAGAATTTATGCAGGTAAAAAGGGGCAatgatttgaaaaattattAAACTGAATGGTATCTGCTTGTTGAACTAAGTTTCGtattgttttcagaaaaacgtTCCAGAACTATCTCCTCCAGCATGGAGAGAACGTAAAGGACAGTGTTCCCCCCTCAGTTGGTACAGTCCAAACTGCTCCTGCAGGGGATCCTAGGACTGCAACAGGACAGCATCAGAAGGTTCCAGGAGTGCAGCAGAATGTTCCAGGAGTGCAGCAGAATGTGAAAGTGAGCCACATCTTGGTGCAGCTGCTGCGGCTGAGACAATGCTGCTGTCATCTAAGCCTCATGAAGGAGGTAAAGTACCTGGAGAATATTATTACATCATCTCCATACACGTTTTACAGTGTATGGAGAGGATTCATTCTTAAACCCTCATGTTTGCCTCTGCGTGCCATTTGTTGAtcaatgcaaggaggttatatatactatatagtctatataacctccttgatcaataTGCAGGTGTGTAATGGGCTTTTAGGAAAGACAATATATGGATCATAACGAGAAAAAAATCTCGACATTTGGGAGGAAGTCCAACCATTTTACACAAAAGGGGTACATGTTAAGTATCCTGATACAGACACAGGTTACagaaagcaaggaggtttgaataTCTTAACCTTGCAGAAAGCTATTTTCCCACTGTTTGCAAGAAGAATTACAACACGTAAGACTTAAAGTTACTaaaagttttcaacatttcCAGTGTCTTTTCAAATCCAAAGTGAGACTCATGTGACCTGTTGTCTCCCTGCAGGCTGTAGACCCGGAGACCTTTGTGAGCGAGGGCATCGACCTCACTCTGGAGCAGCAGCTGAGGGAGATGAGCCTCCAGGATAGCAACCCTGCAACCACGCCTAGTAACAGGGACCTACCAAGCAAAGATGCAGAGAAGTCCTCTATGTTTCACTCTGACAAACCAAGTACTAAGGTGATCACATGTCATGTCATGACATCAACTAGAAACCCCAAAGCTGATATCATGTGAGGTTGCAAAATTTATCAAATTGAGATGATTTTATAGTGGATCTAAGATGAAATGCGTTCAGTATTCTTAATCAGTTTCTGGATAATTTACTTGCGAATCTACAAATCAAAGAGGAATATATCCCTTCACACATTCACTCTTTCGTTCAGTCattcagaaaatattttgacCCTACTTCCCACAGATCCAAAAGGTTCTGGGTATCCTGGCTAGCAACAAGTCAAAGTCAACACCCGACAACCCAGTGAAGAGGTCAGTTTTATCAGGGATTCTCTTCTGGTGTTcttcaatacatgtaatttgttgtGATGTAGGAATATGTTAAACTCCATACATTTATCAAAGGTCATAGTTATGTACAGCTTTCAGTGAACATTATGTTTAGAAGAGCCAAGTCGTGTTGACCAGGTCAGATTGAAAACATAACATGTAGAATTCAGGAAATTATTCCTGTCTCCTTAGTGTGATTGTCTCCCAGTGGACCAAAATGCTGGACGTCATTGGGCAGCACCTGGAGCATGCTGGGTACAGGTACGTCGTGATCCGGGGTGGGGTTCCACCCAAGCAGAGGATGGAGGCTGTGGAACAGTTCAACAGGAACCCCAAGGGGCCAGAGGTCAGAATAACACCACTGTTCACCCAGATCATAATGTCATTATCTTTGTCTCAACTGTTATGCAATTCTCTTTTTAAGGTAATTTTCCCATTTGTCTTTGCAACTTCCTCATCCAAATTGTTCTTGTTATGATTTTGGTTGCAGaattttttatttcatcttcCCACAACAATATTCCCACTCTGTGATTCTTCCTACATAACATACCATCTATTGACCAGTTTCCATTCTTCTCTTCAGGTCCTTCTGGTGTCTTTACAAGCAGGAGGAGTTGGGCTCAATCTGATCGGTGGCAGTCACCTGTTCCTGCTTGACATGCACTGGTAAGAGACTACTATACATGTGTACCATAGACACTTAATCACTGTACATTGGTGAGAGAACATTTTAGATTTATATGCCAGTGAGAGACCCACAACACCACATGATCACTACACACTAATGATagactacatttttttttaaagaccgacctaccgaccctaattttgTCCGAGCTGTGATCAGAAACAGACTTTTTTTCCTAGGCACAGCAAAGTTTGGACTTTCAGTGCATGAACAACGTGTATTTGCTATGTTGCATAATGCACAGTTAAGGTATGACATTACCATTCAAATCATTAGTGTAACCTTGTGGTACGAAAAAGGTGAAGACTGGGGAGAATATTCATATTGCGGAATACATTTTAATCTGCTTAGAGGAAAATAAAAGACTGGACAAGGGTGTGTAGTAAACAAAAAGACATTTGTAAAAACCGTTGACCTGAAGAAGACTAGAATTTTGTGTACAGTTCCCCTACATccagggggtgtccctgtggtgtagtggtctgcgcttctgtctctcaccacatctggttcaaattacttggaccagaaggactggggttcaagccccaggaaggacacctctggacaagaggcgcattgagtcataccaaacactttataaaaatggtacatacttctgaaacagtatggaagttaaacacacttcactgccagtggactagccccctgctacagtgatttcacctcagtgtggcccagggctatgaaacggagatgggcaccgccctatacatcaatccCCTACATCCCTTCCTTATCCCTGTTGCCTAGGAACCCGGCCCTGGAGGACCAGGCCTCGGACAGGATCTACAGGGTGGGGCAGAAGAACGATGTAGTCATCCACAAGTCAGTACCAGTTATCTCCTGCAGCCTAATATAGTTATACTGCACTGTAAAGTACAGGATCCCCAACAAGATAATTTGGGCATATACAACTCATATCTTATTTAAGACTGTATCTTTGTCGAAtggcatatgcagtggtgcccTTTAATACATCAGTTTTAATGCATGCAGGACCTGGATATATTGCATGACACAAAGCTTTTGCTCTGTTTCACTAGTACTCTAGAATGATCTAAGAAACCACATTTAAAAAGACCTAGTACCTTTCAGGCATTTCTGGTGATGTCATGTCTATGCATACGGTAACCTTTTGATGTCTTTACCTGTTACCCCAAAACACACTCTTTGTGTACCACTTACCTGTTCCCAGGTTTGTGTGCAAGGATACAGTGGAAGAAAAAATCCAGGACCTCCAGAAGGCCAAGAAAAACATGGCACAAGGAGTCTTGTCAGGGTGAGTAATTTTGAAGACATTTCTTGTAAATCTGTTTCTGCGCATTTATCTGTAATGGTTTCAATAACTTGGAAACAGTtgcaagattagaaatcatGTTTAAAGATGAGAGAGTAGGGAACATTACTTTACACCCTTTTGTCAAGTGACTACAAATTCATGGTTTGCTGTGACATATgcacaaaaacactgcaaagtGATAAGAAGTACCATAATTGGATAC contains these protein-coding regions:
- the LOC136431076 gene encoding transcription termination factor 2-like codes for the protein MDVVLCQGHGKPCMLKTGLSEGPNKGKSFYICSQMPQSCGFNKHVSLPPSGCLKHAGKTTELQRIQRDKETGQKWLYYRCQITKEATKGKGWCGKVPHQGTADRRATKTDHVDSKKQWRLVPQVTTSDSDSSEEYEDAAQYQSKLPSKNPFCKESKKGGQIVGSSGKKLGFLEKKVEKENLIKYVDNNKVDSYDGKHVDPGRDKSVSSGKGAVVRDDPACAERAGSKSQRAGGGETLPTEQKVLNTNGTEASGVDTRKGKSSEGKMSGQEHAKHVLTDSKTGQMVNVSGSTKQPQAKEKEVIVLSDDEDAQVTSTQSAKIKVKQDAMQKQPVKADSVKPKQTVHEGPETHQPITAVHMKQHPITAFPGFQPASQLMSRADAALRADLVEQLRKKEDLVKKVQLSVLPDGGKKLKTQIEDLEKAIKSIDLGSSQGQPQGASGIHVRQQQPSKHHLQGDRRILPAPAQPLPAHVLQQMYAPHPQGQTLYGGRMTANRLQQVAGVTSEAIERLHKSLESCPPPDAEMETPGSLRVSLLPHQRQALAWLTWREGQQPSGGILADDMGLGKTLTMISLILTQRQNDDTRNKTKVAAPEGVVKSRATLVVCPASLILHWKAEVERHTEDDTLQVYLYHGQNRTKDHTDLAEYDLVLSTYELVRKECCSWAAEEEKGDNQSDTAKPRGPMPVLLRVIWDRIILDEAHAIKNHKSQTSVAACQLRAHSRWAMSGTPIQNDLMDMYPLMRFLRCAPFDEMKVWKKWVDNKTANGKARLNTLVNSLLLRRTKGQEGRDGRPLVRLPQCNRISHVIELSGDERTVYDKFFQDTRKTFQNYLLQHGENVKDSVPPSVGTVQTAPAGDPRTATGQHQKVPGVQQNVPGVQQNVKVSHILVQLLRLRQCCCHLSLMKEAVDPETFVSEGIDLTLEQQLREMSLQDSNPATTPSNRDLPSKDAEKSSMFHSDKPSTKIQKVLGILASNKSKSTPDNPVKSVIVSQWTKMLDVIGQHLEHAGYRYVVIRGGVPPKQRMEAVEQFNRNPKGPEVLLVSLQAGGVGLNLIGGSHLFLLDMHWNPALEDQASDRIYRVGQKNDVVIHKFVCKDTVEEKIQDLQKAKKNMAQGVLSGGDVGKQKLSLADLRQLFGL